Proteins found in one Zea mays cultivar B73 chromosome 1, Zm-B73-REFERENCE-NAM-5.0, whole genome shotgun sequence genomic segment:
- the LOC118476138 gene encoding uncharacterized protein, with protein sequence MANTKIAVAIAILLALLQVSCAAARRHGKPAHGDHDGNGTPAVMTVNGFERGEDGGGAASCDGSFHSDDKLIVALSSRWYAGGKRCGEAIRITAESGRNREGTGRGRVRLPWRMPQQHRGFLPSRLEGAQARYGCRRGPRHVVRRLNTLHTELDGRPTTEKLGTTARGSVLPIVITTLSTYLIVERSIRSNKTSLPQQIVAWYMCFISTQINKSR encoded by the coding sequence ATGGCGAACACTAAGATTGCGGTAGCCATCGCCATCCTGCTAGCTCTGCTTCAGGTGTCATGCGCCGCAGCCCGGCGGCACGGCAAACCAGCTCATGGCGACCACGACGGCAACGGCACCCCTGCTGTGATGACGGTAAACGGTTTCGAGCGAGGTGAGGATGGCGGCGGCGCAGCATCGTGTGATGGCAGTTTCCACAGCGATGACAAGCTGATCGTGGCGCTGTCCTCGCGGTGGTACGCGGGAGGGAAGAGGTGCGGTGAGGCTATCCGCATCACAGCGGAGAGCGGGCGGAACCGTGAGGGCACGGGTCGTGGACGAGTGCGACTCCCATGGAGGATGCCGCAACAACATCGTGGATTCCTCCCGAGCCGTTTGGAAGGCGCTCAGGCTCGATACGGATGTCGGCGAGGTCCACGTCACGTGGTACGACGCCTGAACACGCTACACACCGAGTTGGATGGCCGCCCGACCACGGAGAAATTGGGAACCACGGCGCGCGGTTCTGTCCTACCAATTGTTATCACTACACTCTCCACGTACTTGATAGTGGAAAGGTCGATACGATCGAATAAAACTTCCCTTCCACAACAAATTGTTGCTTGGTATATGTGCTTTATTTCCACCCAGATAAATAAGTCTAGATAG
- the LOC118476137 gene encoding putative ripening-related protein 6, protein MAKTKIAVAIAILALFQVSCAAARRHGKPAHGDHDGDGTPAVMTVNGFKRGEDGGGAASCDGRFHSDDDLIVALSSRWYAGGKRCGKAIRITAESGRTVRARVVDECDSHGGCRNNIVDSSRAVWKALGLHTDVGEVHVTWSDA, encoded by the coding sequence ATGGCGAAGACCAAGATTGCCGTAGCCATTGCCATCCTAGCTCTGTTTCAGGTCTCTTGCGCCGCAGCCCGGCGGCACGGCAAGCCAGCGCACGGTGATCACGACGGTGACGGCACCCCTGCTGTGATGACGGTGAACGGTTTCAAGCGAGGCGAGGACGGCGGCGGTGCAGCATCGTGTGATGGCCGTTTCCACAGCGACGACGACCTGATCGTGGCGCTGTCCTCGCGGTGGTACGCAGGAGGGAAGAGGTGTGGCAAGGCTATCCGCATTACAGCGGAGAGCGGGCGTACCGTGAGGGCACGGGTCGTGGACGAGTGCGACTCCCATGGAGGATGCCGCAACAACATCGTGGATTCCTCCCGCGCTGTTTGGAAGGCGCTCGGGCTCCATACTGATGTCGGCGAGGTCCACGTCACGTGGTCCGACGCCTGA